One part of the Plasmodium cynomolgi strain B DNA, chromosome 3, whole genome shotgun sequence genome encodes these proteins:
- a CDS encoding hypothetical protein (putative): MFHHLRGKNALHNHLSRCTWGKFPPGVIPYRNRGPKLRGITVLKTLRRPHSGYSKKGGDPSHTTRHITDCKGGKADPFKERHERDGGSERGDKLNSETSMYYPERNSFPYVTTGIVLGMVGISSFFQLLIYNLKNCDDESSILLRVNEILDHLDAYFIIHDFEEGPSERRSTCGDASVQPSLFNIKYLTSPFFVNENFLQCAVQLSTFFLASRFLEKQFGSLKFGSLFICGCILSNLLTHQFLKYLANQMEALNFFSFVLIHPSGCMAFICALCSICFKNCAIWKDIPVHCSILVVPYLFSSFYGLLSLYKIGKNSLDRTHGEVTQEGGSPNQRNSLQNVDVKDHPYEDPPQMGMPNTSSTLANDPIDPLHSNDKEQPNGLSSNKHLPSETMETLRNFLVVKACDGVIKRRKKENMFPNKKLQNLKNESLRNINEINNKSKKIFFGLSSSFTDICGILLASCAPFLFKMI, translated from the coding sequence ATGTTTCACCAtttgagggggaaaaatgcaCTACATAACCACCTATCGAGGTGCACCTGGGGGAAGTTCCCGCCTGGGGTTATCCCCTACCGGAACCGCGGGCCCAAGCTAAGAGGTATAACTGTGTTGAAGACTTTGAGAAGACCCCACAGTGGTTACAGTAAGAAGGGGGGCGACCCATCGCACACCACAAGGCACATAACGGATTGCAAAGGTGGCAAAGCAGATCCGTTTAAAGAAAGGCATGAAAGGGACGGAGGGAGCGAACGCGGTGACAAGCTAAACTCAGAAACGTCCATGTACTACCCAGAGCGCAATTCCTTCCCATATGTGACGACCGGCATCGTGCTGGGCATGGTGGGCATTTCGTCCTTCTTCCAACTTTTAATTTACAACTTGAAAAATTGCGACGACGAATCGAGCATCCTGCTGAGGGTAAACGAAATCCTGGACCATCTGGATGCCTACTTTATAATTCACGATTTTGAAGAGGGCCCAAGCGAAAGACGCAGTACATGCGGAGATGCCTCTGTACAGCCTAGCCTCTtcaacataaaatatttgacgtctccatttttcgttaatgaaaatttcctACAGTGCGCAGTTCAGCtatccactttttttttggcctccAGATTTCTCGAAAAACAATTTGGGTCCCTAAAGTTTGGATCCCTATTCATATGCGGCTGCATACTTTCCAATCTTCTAAcacatcaatttttaaaatacctTGCGAACCAAATGGAAGCATTAAACTTCTTCAGCTTTGTTCTCATACACCCTTCTGGGTGCATGGCTTTTATATGTGCCCTGTGTTCCATTTGCTTCAAAAATTGTGCCATCTGGAAGGACATTCCTGTCCACTGCTCGATTTTAGTCGTTCcctatttattttcttccttttatgGCCTCTTATCtttgtacaaaattggaaaaaacagCTTGGACAGGACTCACGGGGAGGTCACTCAGGAAGGAGGCTCTCCCAATCAGCGGAACTCCCTTCAAAATGTAGACGTTAAAGACCATCCCTACGAAGATCCCCCACAGATGGGTATGCCAAACACGAGTAGCACCCTTGCCAACGACCCAATTGACCCCCTACACAGCAATGACAAAGAACAACCAAATGGCCTTTCCAGTAATAAACACCTCCCAAGTGAAACCATGGAAACTCTAAGGAACTTCCTAGTCGTAAAAGCATGTGATGGAGTTATTAAGAgacgcaaaaaggaaaatatgttTCCAAACAAAAAGCTGCAGAACCTCAAAAATGAATCGCTAAGAAATATCAACGAAATTAATAACAAGtcgaagaaaatattttttggtttGTCTTCTTCCTTTACGGACATATGTGGCATCCTGCTCGCCTCATGCGcgcctttcctttttaaaatgatc
- a CDS encoding hypothetical protein (putative): MTEKVKKYEIAVYSYKNQIRNLKRSQLHGGDVNIQLINVFINAICDIVQHICSDVRTPVLALLPLIHSILNSITVRDKKIYRCTKLIHTVLTQIGDTHVEKGTLEKAQEKEETETKDELPPHKLEDLEWIASETDDKGWLAITDRWELCKRDLKWLCVKTNNRSWLLYRHLWEHCSNDLKYVSVLFDDKKWLHLHNVWKFIPLSLKLRAISSKDPSVCKPSLTEMILKDDDIYRDNTLPLSSHLLSEGWKLFSTGRGVSKTLAPQNRHEDEGENVAVPCAEKEANRVGSLGTRRYSNEIHVKEISNRKEAQVDVSKRGFITQKGTPKDAKQNGVHPVESYKEELAKRQGSKNIMRGKKFLSKGPNGGSPTGNEEKQSCYYKGTEMSAKAVEKTSGLSVEPPILKEGSNQTGVEGTDESNTLGETTVQSSKAGIARRLLPPPQKGKVVPKGKGPQLGAYTPVLKHPLSGKGSEVEEKSSSSLSVQNGKVKMSNGQLKGVISKVKNAPKKMPPPLTGGLKNLIKIKEPNGKNISDLLKRKSFKESPLDLKKSGSIVHLDEVVITTSSEDGGREEETQASVSQRADSPKKAPKGSTSTYFSDLFNAFNFTINGKLGKPSSHSTDTEREERSSEFDTPGEKKSSEPSDDSGAEQEQHRDQIASDLEGKAFPGVGKGEGEMVRRGDSDKGSEGGSADGNVGGNTDGNADGSKKFGAHPMGRSLKGYSMKRDFLQVKKSVSSAGAPSDVEIRFEGDPLTKTIGHLDQKNAKGFSSILEKPMQKFPPRKSSGILQKVLNADLAHLNYSNKRMTAEEIAKHKNASLHITVKRKVSLSSLKMKTVPKR, encoded by the exons ATGActgaaaaggtgaagaagtacGAAATTGCGGTGTATTCGTATAAAAACCAAATACGAAATTtaaag AGAAGCCAACTGCACGGGGGAGACGTGAACATACAGCTGATAAACGTCTTCATTAACGCCATCTGTGACATAGTGCAGCACATATGCTCGGACGTGCGCACACCGG TCTTGGCCCTCCTCCCGTTAATCCATTCCATACTGAATTCGATCACCGTG agggataaaaaaatataccgGTGCACAAAATTGATACATACAGTATTAACCCAAATAGGAGATACACACGTGGAGAAGGGTACTCTAGAGAAAGCCcaagagaaggaggaaacgGAGACAAAGGATGAACTTCCTCCACACAAATTAGAAGACCTAGAGTGGATAGCTTCCGAAACTGATGATAAGGGGTGGCTAGCCATTACTGACAGATGGGAATTATGCAAGAGGGATTTAAAATGGTTGTGTGTGAAGACAAACAACAGATCATGGTTACTGTATCGACACCTCTGGGAACACTGCTCCAATGATCTGAAATACGTATCTGTACTAtttgatgataaaaaatggctacaTCTACATAATGTTTGGAAATTTATTCCCCTCAGTTTGAAATTAAGAGCTATCTCGTCGAAGGACCCAAGTGTTTGCAAGCCGTCCTTGACTGAAATGATCCTAAAGGATGATGATATTTATCGGGACAATACATTACCGCTCAGTTCGCACTTGTTGA GTGAAGGTTGGAAACTCTTCTCAACCGGAAGAGGAGTCAGCAAAACATTGGCACCGCAGAACAGGCACGaagacgaaggagaaaatgtaGCAGTCCCTTGTGCTGAAAAAGAGGCCAATCGAGTTGGCAGCTTGGGTACAAGGAGATATTCCAATGAGATCCATGTCAAGGAAATTTCTAACAGAAAGGAAGCCCAGGTAGATGTGTCTAAAAGGGGATTCATCACCCAGAAAGGTACTCCAAAGGATGCTAAACAGAATGGTGTGCACCCAGTTGAGAGTTATAAAgaggagctagccaaaagaCAGGGGAGTAAAAATATCATGAGGGGTAAAAAGTTTTTGTCCAAAGGGCCAAACGGGGGATCGCCAACgggaaatgaagaaaaacaaagttgCTATTATAAAGGTACCGAGATGAGTGCCAAAGCGGTGGAAAAAACAAGTGGCCTCTCAGTTGAACCCcccattttaaaagaagGAAGCAACCAAACTGGGGTGGAAGGCACGGATGAATCGAACACTTTGGGGGAAACTACTGTACAAAGTTCGAAGGCAGGCATAGCTCGTAGACTGCTGCCACCCCCTCAGAAAGGAAAGGTCGtaccaaaagggaaaggaccCCAGTTAGGGGCATATACTCCAGTTTTGAAGCATCCACTTAGTGGGAAAGGCTCAGAAGTAGAAGAGAAAAGTAGCAGTAGTTTGTCcgtgcaaaatggaaaagtgaAGATGTCGAATGGGCAGTTGAAGGGAGTCATCTCGAAGGTGAAGAATGCCCCAAAGAAAATGCCGCCCCCCCTTACAGGCGGATTAAAAAAccttataaaaataaaagaaccaaatgggaagaataTTTCTGATTtgttaaagagaaaaagttTCAAGGAAAGTCCAttggatttaaaaaaaagtggaagcaTTGTGCACTTAGACGAGGTGGTCATAACTACTTCGAGTGAAGATGGTGGCAGAG aaGAGGAGACCCAAGCGAGCGTGTCACAGCGGGCGGATAGTCCCAAGAAG GCGCCCAAGGGGAGCACCAGTACGTATTTCTCTGACCTATTTAATGCATTCAATTTCACGATAAATGGGAAGTTAGGAAAGCCATCGAGCCACAGTACTGACACGGAGAGGGAGGAGCGGAGCAGTGAATTTGATACCCctggggaaaagaaaagttcGGAGCCCAGCGATGATTCGGGTGCGGAACAGGAACAGCATAGGGATCAAATAGCTAGCGACTTGGAAGGGAAAGCCTTTCCAGGGGTAggcaaaggggagggggaaatggTAAGACGGGGGGACAGCGATAAAGGAAGCGAGGGTGGAAGCGCGGATGGAAACGTGGGTGGAAACACAGATGGCAACGCAGATGGCAGCAAGAAATTCGGTGCGCATCCGATGGGGAGGAGCTTAAAGGGATATTCAATGAAGAGGGACTTCCTGCAGGTTAAGAAGTCGGTATCGAGTGCTGGGGCGCCAAGCGATGTGGAGATCCGGTTTGAGGGCGATCCACTGACCAAAACGATCGGCCACCTGGACCAAAAGAACGCAAAGGGgttctcctccattttggaaaaaccCATGCAGAAGTTTCCCCCACGAAAGAGCAGCggcattttgcaaaaggtcCTGAACGCCGACTTGGCCCATCtgaattattcaaataaaagaatGACTGCAGAAGAAATTGCAAAACATAAGAATGCATCGCTCCATATAACTGTGAAGAGGAAGGTGTCTCTGTCGtcgttaaaaatgaaaacagtGCCGAAACGGTGA
- a CDS encoding 30S ribosomal protein S8 (putative) translates to MQRACEMVVSLLRTDAMTQKCPFHVLNVQILELLQKEGLIRGFSIKGTKIDILLKHYKGHKKHSSRFEAKQRYLVNTPRVKISHTF, encoded by the exons ATGCAGAGGGCATGCGAAATGGTCGTATCTTTGCTACGGACGGATGCCATGACCCAAAAGTGCCCTTTCCACGTACTGAACGTCCAGATACTTGAGCTCTTGCAGAAGGAGGGACTCATTAGGGGCTTCTCTATCAAGGGGACAAAAATTGATATTCTGCTTAAGCATTATAAGG GTCATAAGAAACATTCGAGTCGTTTCGAAGCCAAGCAGAGATATTTGGTTAACACCCCACGAGTTAAAATTTCGCACACGTTTTAA
- a CDS encoding prefoldin subunit 3 (putative), giving the protein MSFDDLTDNTRSVRNIPGAKFIVSEKINKVEEFRSAAKKRCLEAIFLGATSLSNPNWSVCIEHVTEFLQNKNEETVLRLAKELLLKYKFMEHTFVTRQINTEKKIPELKDALKVVNALYKRKEMNESKNLELYFPLEESLYARGVVDKTDHILLWLGANVMVEFPFKEAVELLNHHLDRAVNLYDEMDKELQWLHEQISTTEINISRIHNYVEMKKKNKEKDVVEAQG; this is encoded by the exons ATGTCATTTGACGATTTGACGGACAACACGAGGTCCGTCCGGAACATCCCCGGGGCTAAGTTCATAGTTAGCGAAAAGATaaacaaagtggaagaatTTAGAAGCGCTGCCAAGAAGCGCTGCTTagaagccatttttttgggggccACTTCACTTAGCAATCCCAATTGGAGCGTTTGCATA GAACACGTCACAGAATTTctgcaaaacaaaaatgaggaaactGTTCTTCGCCTGGCCAAGGAGCTCCTATT GAAGTACAAATTTATGGAGCACACTTTTGTAACTAGACAGATCAACACGGAGAAGAAAATCCCCGAATTAAAAGATGCCCTAAAAGTAGTAAATGCCCTTTACAAAAGAAAG GAAATGAACGAGAGCAAAAACTTGGAGCTGTATTTTCCCTTGGAGGAGTCCCTGTACGCCAGGGGAGTTGTCGACAAAACGGATCACATTTTACTTTGGCTGGGG GCCAACGTGATGGTTGAGTTCCCCTTTAAAGAGGCCGTCGAGCTACTGAATCACCACTTGGATAGGGCAGTAAATCTGTACGACGAAATG gACAAAGAGCTTCAGTGGCTGCACGAACAAATATCAACCACAGAAATTAACATATCGAGAATTCACAATTATGtggagatgaaaaaaaaaaacaaagaaaaggacGTTGTTGAAGCTCAGGGCTAA